The following is a genomic window from Hippoglossus stenolepis isolate QCI-W04-F060 chromosome 14, HSTE1.2, whole genome shotgun sequence.
TGGTTTCAAGATATCTTTAAAGTCCTGACCGTGGGCACGAAAAAGTGCACTGAATTCCACAATGATTGAGGTCTGTCATATAGAATCATGCATTAGTAGAGcaatataaatcaaacaaaaatgcTTTATTGCATTTTCCAGTTTCAAAGCCTTCGTCGCTTGTATTTTCTGTTGACACTTATATTAAAAGAAACTACAAGGCCCAGcctttatcatcatcatcaccctcaCTGGTATTAAGCAGTTGGgtgaatgtattttaaaaccGAAAGTGTTCTTGATTCTGTATTGTATCAGATCCTTAGAGCCTTGCTGGAGTTTGGTCTGCTAATGTGACATAAGCCTTGAATGCCTTGATTTTTGACTCACAACTGGGgataattacaaataaaatattgcTTTTTACTGTTATTGCGAAAAATTTGAGGGTGTCCAGATCAATTTTAATACGTCCAACTAGTTATTTGAAATAGTTTCATCTTTATAAAGCTAATTCACTCCTCTGTAGAATCAGCAGAGTAAGCTAGCATACACAACTTGCATGAATAATTATGGTTTATTTTTACTTGTCATGTGTGTCGCTGCTGGTCTCCTCGTTGAGCGTGAAGAGTTCTCGGAGTTCACCCAGAGAGAAGTGGCGCTCCACGTCCTGCTCCTCATCCACCACACAGCTGCTCAGGGCTTTCTTATGGGCCTGCCTCTGCAGGATCTTCTCCTCGATTGTCCCCGTCTGTACACAAAGATAGACCAGTTAGGCTGGGAAACCCTGCAGCCCTGAAACATCTAATACCACGATCTCAACTTTGAAGAACTCTATCAGTAGGTAAGAAGACTGAACCCACAGAGAGCAGTCTGTAGATGTAGCAGGTCTTCTTCTGGCCGTCTCTCCACACCCGGGCCATTGCCTGCTCGTCATTGGCCGGGTTCCAGTCAGGATCAAACATCACCAAGCGATTAGCACCAATCAGATTCAGGCCACATCCACCTGCCTTACTGCTCAGCATGAAGATGAACTCTGGGCTCTGAGGAACAGATGGATCAGAAACTCGTTAACTGCATTTCAGATGTCACAGAATCCTTTCAAACAGAGTTTTCAGCTTACTGATGGATTGTTGAATCTTTCCACAATCTTGGCCCTCTTCTTGATGGACATCGTCCCATCCAATCGAACATAGAGATATCTGTAAAACACCAGGAGGATGGTTGTTACTCGCTTTAAGTGACTCCCCCCCAAAAACACTACAACAATTAAATGATGGTTTCCCAAAAATTACCTTCTAGATCTACATAGTTTCTCAAAGAggtccagtgtttgtgtgtagttggAGACGAGCACCACTTTGTCACTAGTTGTTGTCCTCGTCATTGCCAGGATGTAATCAAGAACCAGCATTTTCCCTGGAAACAAGAAGACAACTTCAATAAATTCTGCATTTTGATGGCACTCTTCCACTCAAGGCGCTTTACATCGCAATATACATTCACCcacttacacacatacagcacTTTCTAAACCTAACACTTTGTCAATCACATATCTCATTCGTTACAGAAGGCGCAGCCGTAAGGGGCATTTGGgggattcagtgtcttgcccaaggacactgcgGACTGGAGGAAATCTAAGCCAACTGCTGACCATCTGATTAGTGGACAACCGGCCCTACATCTGGACTCACAATCACCAAGCTACACCACAATTATTAAACCTGCAAAAACGGGTGCTTTTGTCCACTTAGGGACAAGAGAACAGTATGCAGTATTCACTCTCAGTTTAGGTCTGGTTTGGTCTCCATCAAATGCTCCTAGACGGGGCTGAACTAAAGTGTTTGTCAGAACCTTTTCACTGagaacagctgctgctggaaataaGACTGATGAGACAGAACCAAAACAGTGAGGCTTCAGTGAGGCAAGAGGCAAAAGACAACAAGAAGCTCCACAGACATGAGGGGAAATAATTCTCTACAGGTTTGTCACACCTGTCATCTTCAGGAACTCATGTTAAGAGCTgttgatatgaacattttaaatagagCCATGTTTCATCCACATTATTTTCAAAGGCCCCATAAAATACAGTGAGGTTTAGGAACTAAATCTCtgacttttcacttttttttacttttactgtttAATGACTTATCCTGCACACAGGGGTGTTTACTCATTTTGCAGCcaataataaaactttctgGAATTGTTAACTCCCGTCCTGTGACTAGAATTCTGCCATTAGCGACTGGCCCACAGGTTTCATTCAGTTTGATCAATCGGTTAAATCCACAGGCATGGGAGAGCAACAGTAACTTTCAATATTGAACTGCTGGTGTGGGAAATTAACTTTGTAGATTTTGGGTAGATGTTGGGTTAAGACAAATGGTTCCAATGTGATGATTATTAGGTTATTCAGATGATGTCTGTATGATACTCTGTGTTCATGTGAGGTAGCAAGATGAGAGTCCACCGACAATGAACTAAAAGATAACATGAAAAACCCGTTGAACAAAGGAGGGCCTGATTAACACCTGGAAGTATGATTCAATTAGATAATAAGACAAGACAATCTGAAAGTCTGACAGAACAACCGCCTTTCTTCATACAGCATTGAACGCCCAACATTCAAGAAGAATGTCTTCTACTGTCAAATCTGAAGCAGGGGCATCCTGCACATTCAGCATTATTGGCTACTGTAACAGCCAATCAATACACACAACAATTCCCTCAATAGCTTCATGTTTTTACTGAGCAACCGTAAATAAGCAGAATCAAATAGCTCTAACGTCTGTTTCACTGGGTCTTTAAGCATAATTACAAACTAAAATGTTAATCCAGAAATTACCACATAGCTTCACATGTTGTCCAGGTAAAGAACTTTAGATTACCTTTCAGTTAATCTACTTCTCTTACACATGAGTCAATCGTGCTGTATTTCTGGATTACTTTCTTTTTGAACACTATCACAGCTGTATTGGACATGTTCTTACCAGAAAGCTGAGGCTCCACAGCTTTAGTGCAGTATCCCGGTGGAAATAGATCCAGCGCCCCGTCAAAGCCCTCCTCGCCCTCCACACACTTCTCATAGATGAGTGCTGGGTCTAGAACACAGACCAAGCAGCAGATGGTTCTAAATAAAATGGGTACTACTTGGCTGTACTTGAGAAGCCTATCTTTAAAAAGTAACAAGTTTCTGTCTATCACGGATACATTCACTGATGCTACACAAAAAATAGTGCGTTCTATTTGGTTTAAGCACTTACGATTACACAGTTTCTTGAGTGATGTGATGGAAGACAGGGAGGAGACACTTATCTTGCCCTCCTGTAACGTCTCAACAGGTTTGGCCTGTCTCAGGAAACGCTTATAGAGCTCAGTCTGTAGAGGAGTCAGCCTGAAGAGAAACACTTGTTTGAATGAAAACTCTTTTTTCACATATTGTCAATGTTTTGTCATGAAACTGCATTATAAACTGCAGTATTACCATTTAACAAAATTAAGCCATATTTCTCAGCTTCGTTTTGTTAAATGTAGAGAAATGTTTCTACTTCAGGTTATGAAAAACACGACTTTAGTATTGGTACTGAACCACAGTTGTATGTGTAAGGtatgtacagtgtgtacagtatatatatatatatatatatatatatatatatatatatatatatatatataaagcttTAGTAATACTTAAACCTAGACAAACATATTCCATCTCTCTTTTTACATCTAAACCTTTATGAAGAAACCTGGTGAATCCAcccacctgcaacacacaaccTGCTCAATTTTCACAGGGAGATACTTCGACAAGATATCAGACGTTCTCCTGATCAGACACCTGTGGAGGCACAACATGCTCAATATTATAAGGACAGTTAAATACAATCATGTGTTGGCATTTACTATgttaaatgcattaaaaaataaatgagcagAAGTGATAAAACACCTGATGACCTAATAGCAGTCTAAGGTAGAAATGAACAATGTGGATAAAATCTTCTTTTACAGTACATTGAATTTTACACAAAGTAGATATGTATATATCGTGACAGTTAGCATATATGAAATTTTTATTAAAAGGAATGACAAAGTtaactgaaacatgaaaataaaatagaaataatacaCCCTGTGTTGTTACATGTGTGTGCTGACCTGTTGACGATGCTGATGAGCTCCTTGAGTTTCTCCTCTCCAgcgtgtctgtctctgtcactggCATCTGCATCTCTACCCTTCAGGATGGGAAGCTCAAAGCGCTTTTTAAACTCCTGAGCTGTGCCTGTCATCaagatgaagaaacaaacaagtaaacaaacaaagcacaaactgcagaaataactcaaatgtatgtatgtatgtatgtatgtgtatgtatgtgtttgtatgtgtgtgtgtgtgtgtgtgtgtgtgtgtgtgtgtgtgtgtgtgtgtgtgtgtgtgtgtgtgtgtgtgtgtgtgtgtgtgtgtctgtctgcttaCCAAGGATCCCAGCATTAACAAAGTGGACCAGGCTGAAGTACTCCAGCAGATCATTCTGGATGGGCGTGCCTGATATGAGTACTCTCCTCTGTGCACTCATGGCATTCAGGGCCTGGTATGTCTGGTTGTCAGAGTTCTTTAGTCGATGGCCCTACACAcatacaattattttttataatttatttgtttgtttgtttaattaataGGAAAATGCACACTGATAACGAGACCTGGGTTGGTAACATAAACCCAATAGTTTCAGTTAAGTGATCACACATCTGGTTTGAAACGTGTCAGGTGAAAGTGAATTATGTATGACATTCTAATATCTACTTTAGCTTACTGACATCAGAGTTTGTCCAAACTCAGTGTGACTAAAGAAAGCCTTGTGGCCCCAACAGAACTGCCAAGGTATAGCTATTTGCTGCCATCaacacataaaaataaacagtcacacacaaatgtttcacCACTGTAACAGCTGTTCCTGACAGTTCTAAAGAGTAACGGATCAGACGAAATACCTCGTCACAAATGACAAGTCCCACTTTGCCCTTGTGTAAAACCTCAGTGTGCAGTCGAAAGGTCTCATAGGATATGATCAGGATTGGGGTGGGAACTCTCAAACCATGCTGAGACATGAAGTTCACtagaaatcacagaaaacaaaccaatgaaGAGACACATTCTCATTACTCCATAACAACTCCTTAAGAAAACCTTTCTCATAACATAAGTTGGTATGTTGTTGTAGGAAACTTCCATGGATGTGGAATGCTatcattttgtctctgtgcttGTGAATAATCATTGTGTGGATTTAGTATCAGTGAGTCCAGTCAAAGGCCTCTtatgtaaaataagtattttaacCTGAAATCTGAATATTTGGAAAAAGCcctgagatgatgatgatgatgatgatgagtgcAAATTGGTTTGCCTGGAACACATCAAGAATACATAGGAAGACATATTGATTACGGCAGCCTTAAAGGCACTTGTGTGTCTGACCCTATACAGCATTCTGAAAGACTAAAACCTACAATCCAAGAGCACAGGTGAAGGTAACTGGTAATGGATGTGTGGCCACCTGACATGTATTTTCAATGTGCCCACTGACAATTAGTGTTAACCCGTCTCAAAGGATTGATTATGTTTACGATATGGCCCAAGAGGGGACTTACCAACATATCTCTTTGCTGTGGGTATTCATAatgagagggaaggaagagaTTAACTACCTAGCTGCTTATCGATTGCATCCTTTGAACCTCCATCAATGGCCACTGGTGTGATGCGTCCTCCCAGCCACTTTCCTACTTCATTGTACCAGTTGCGAACTAGACTAGAAGGTGAAACCACAATGACCTTGTCTATCTCTGGCTTAGCATCAGGGCTTTGGCGTAGCAAGGTCCACATTAGGGCGATGCACTGCAAAGTCTTCCCCAAGCCCATCTCATCAGCCATGATGCAGCCATATGATTCTGAGATGCGTCTGCCTGTCACACACTCCCACAGGAACTTTACCCCCTGTGGGAAACAAAAGACATCATTTTCAACTTCAAAGACAAAATCTTATCGTTACACCAGCTGTTTATCCCTGGTTCTCCTCACATCTTATGGATGAAGACTGTAAGATGTAATTAAAGGTTAGAGAAGAAGCTTGTAAGTGGAACTATACTTGACTTTGTTCTGTCACCCTACTGTTTGTAATGTCTAAGAGTGAACTGACTTCTCAATCCACCAACAAAAGGCCAAATCAATATCAAAAGATTCTACATCTCTATGGTTTAACAGTGTTGTTGtgattttttcacatttgtttagtACAGGAAAAAAATCGTTTACCTCTCTCTGATGGGGTCTGAGCACTTTTCCTAAAACTGGATCCACGACAACATGGACTGGCAGTTTTTCTCTGAGCAGGAAAAAGAGGGATCTTTttattacatacatttacatttgtccACTGTTGATTAATCAATGAAACATATGTTCTTGAAGTCCATATTCTAGATGTGTGTAGTCAATCATTTATGTGTCTGCCTAAACAATATGGTATGTGACAACTGTCAGATAGATATGCAACAGATCACTGTGAGGTGATGATGGGCGGCAGATTGCCAACTCATTGAacggtaaatggtctgtatttatttcgcacttttctagtgttgatgaccactcaaggTGCTTTACTatacagttttgccatttacccattcacacacacacacacacacatttatacagtgcatctatgtgcatcACTTACTCTGTCATACATCGTTCATACACTGtgggcacagctgtcaggggcaatttgggattcagtatcttgcttgAGGCATGTGAAATTTGGGTGAGGGGGATTGAACCGCCAATTCAGGTTAGTGGACGAAACTTAACCGTAGTAAATACAGTACCAACTCTGTCGCAGACAGATGGCAAAAATAAGTTGATGTAATTATTGAAGACACATCTTATGGAAATCAACTAAGAGATTATTTGATGGAGGGAGGTACCTACTTGTCAGCTTTGATCAGGTCATGAGCACTCAGATTCGGGGGCTCATAAAGAACCAAAGCATCCTCTGCAAAGGGATCGTGAAGTGCTTTCCTCACTCCTGCACGCTTCAGACCAAGTGCCCTGATTCCCAGCGCCCCTGTGGGAAATGAAGCAGTGAAATGAATCCTTTGTAATGTCATGTAATGCACTAGACATAAGTAGATGTAAGAGAAGCTGTATTGATGAGAGAAATGTTACCTGTGTAATTTTGAATCGGAATTTTAAATGGCTTGGAGAGGATACTTCGAATAAATGCCTCCTGTGGATAAGTTTGCCAAGTCAAGTTACCCAAGTCATGGCATCAAGCAGTAACCATTACTGCATTTGTTTACAAAATGTGTGCAAAGATTACACTACCAGACAGTGCTTACATGTTTTTCACCATCCACACATGCAGGCCAGTTGTTGAGCTGAGTCAGAGGCTTTCTGAAAGGAGAAATATggttctctctcttctcattatctctttttctttttttgtcctgtGAAGAGGcacaacacacatttcaatttcaacACTCACATTCTCATCCTAACCATTTCTCTACTAACTAAATCATACAATTTCTTCCCGATTTCCAAACAAGAGGCCTTATGAAGAAAAACTGTGACTCACTTATCTCCATAAATGACACATTACAAACATGAGAGAGCATTACGTAAGCTGCTTTCACTAAACTATAGAAAACTAATGCTTCCCAGTGATTCAGCAATTAAGtgtttacaaaatgaaaataggCTGTTGTTGTAAAGTGTCTGCAGACATGTTGTACAAGGTCTGTGAATATTCCAGCAAGTAAGAAGACATCCAactcatcattattattattatcatcatcagcaCCATCACTATCACTATTTTTATTACCACCAGTGTCTGGCTGTGGTGGCTACGAAGTCGAATTTGTGTTGATCAAAGATGCTTCAGGTTTAACTCTCCTTTTGACAGTGGTTTACTTGTTACTGGGTCAAGTCACCATGGTAACTCAACTGCTGATCAGGTCAGCTGACTCAATGAACTCTTTTAAGTCCCTTctgaaaacatacttttatcGGAGAGCCTTTCCTGATTTTACCTGAGTCTTTACTGTCTTTTAAATTATTGAGCATTTTACATGGCCCTTGTATACACTAATGTATTTTACCTGTTTCTTCTCAACCTGATTTTTTACGACcggtctgttgttgtttttttgctgcctttgtaaagcactttgtaacatatgttttgaaaagtgctctataaataaagattattatcattatagtAAAGCACCTTGGTTCAGCAcctgcttttttaaatatactatATACAGATATGAGACTTGACTACATACATACACCTATTCTAGCTCCATGTTAAGGTGTAGGAAAGGAAACCAACATTTTACTGGTCCAGTTGATAACCATTGTCATAGCACAGGTTATCAGGGCGGCTGTGAACCCAGATTACATGAGATCTACTGGCTGTGCCTATGTGGCTCCGCAGACCAGACCCGGgtcacccccacctccacacaGGTGGTTCACACGGTGTAGTTCAGTGATGTGTTCGAGTCCCACTAACTCACGGTTCTACATGTCCACTCCTCGTCCTCACAGGAGTCACCCCCCTGCCTCCGCTTAGCGACCTGACTGGGAGCCAGACTCCTCCTCTGATAAGGAAAGCATTGGTTACACAGTGTAGTTAGGAGTCTGCAGCGTCAGGGAACAAACACGGACACTTTGTCTCACTCACCATTTTCTAACGTTCAGCGCCTGTTGCCCAGGAAACGCGTCACTCCCATGTTTATGTGCGAGAGGTGGAGCACTCAGCAGACAGTGACCTTCACCTCAGCTGCTGTCAGTCCAGTGAAGAGCTCACAGTAGTCTTCATTACAAACACACGGCGGTGCCCCTCCGGTTTACAGCCACTCCGTTTCTATCAAAGTTCGCGCTAAATGTTACACAACAGTACGGCAAGCCCAAAAGGTCATACTAACTGTTGTGTGCCTGCTGTAGTGCGCCGCCGGCTGGGAGACAGCTGACATTGCAATCTCTACGCCATACTGCAGTGCCCTTTCTAAACCTGcgtgtttggaatgggctgttcgCTGTGTGGATGCTCAGGACTCACCTGAGAGTTATTCactgagtcctcctcaaacagctcGATAATATACTGCCActgtctgattgtgtgtgtgctgagcttcgtacacacagtctatggtgcagactCAGTAAAAAGTCTTAagtcataaaatgaaacagaattagCTTTTTAACTGAGGTTTATATCAATTTGAATGATGAGGACGAGGAAGTGATGACAGATATCAtcacctgtgaatgtctctgtccAAAATGgcgaaataaaaataattaaatgatcaAAATTATCTGGATTTTGTTGGATTTTGGTCTCACCCAGTAGCCgtctgctgctgtagtttatctgaagACAGAAGAGGACATGCTTCCTCTTaactgcttatcctttgaatGTCACAGGTGGAAACTACACAGCTGACCTTGGGTGAGACGTGGGTTCACTGCATGTCTCTACACTGTGGCCGAGGTTGGAGCACCCTAAACAAAACCTaatagtgtggatgtagcccaTGAAACCTaggcagacacagggagaacatgcaatcCCACTCCTCCCTGTTTTTGTCCAGTGTCACCAAATCGAAGTCTTGATATCACATAGTTTCGTCTCTGCTGcatctttttctcatttcttctcATTGCTTTCCTCCTGTCTCTGCATCAGTATCATCTTAATTTCTGTCCTGCTGAAATTagctgttgttattttttctaACCTCCCTTGCAACATTAGTTGCCATCTGATCTCATACCAGCGCTATGTGCCGGTAGCCAATCCTTTCAATGATCCCCTCTTCACTGATATTGACTGAATTATGAATTTTCATCTTAAACACCATCTCTgctttctcctcatctctcactgcagttttttttcacaattatGTACATTTATATTGACAAAATAGTGTTATGGATATGATTATACAAATGGTATATAAAAGGTTAAAACCAGCTACAATATTAAAAGATTGcatacatgtatgtgtatgtgcatgagaAATATGTTACGTTATATAACGCTAACAAGCACCATTCTGCTGCCAGTGAAAACCTGTTAGAAACATGAGATACTTAATAGTATATTTTCCTCCCAATACTCCTTAATGTCTGCTTTAGTAAAGTTGAGTGCatcaagtttgttttgttgttgttttcacaatGTGGTTCTACACGGAGTACTTTGGCCCCAACCAAATGTTCGGATGCCCAAAGATttggtttttctctttttttggttgaaaaaaattCATCTgtgaacaattttttttttttcaattctaATGGTCAGGTTAGTAAATCATTTTTATCTTGTACAAGTAACATGATTTCATATTTCTGATTATATCAcgtttaaacatttattttgtcccTATTCTCCCCAGGTTTTCTATTTTCCTCAGGTCATTTCCAGTATAATGATTTGAATTTGTCTAAAACTTCCACATGGAGCCCTGAAACTGACAAGaaaaatcattcaaatttagcatgttgtgtttgcactggAAATTCATAAATTCACGTGCTCCTGTTCTTTCAAGAATTTAGAAGAGcaaagcaataaaaaataaaattgtgtggATGAAGAAATCAAAGTCCTGTCATAAAGCTGTGGAGTACGTGATTGTTTGACAAACTCTACCAACAGGTGGCAGCTTCTCCTTTCTGTGTGTCCAGGCTGGTGTGCATGCTGAGCACACACTGTTTGGTTGCACCTACTGAG
Proteins encoded in this region:
- the rad54l gene encoding DNA repair and recombination protein RAD54-like isoform X1, producing MRRSLAPSQVAKRRQGGDSCEDEEWTCRTDKKRKRDNEKRENHISPFRKPLTQLNNWPACVDGEKHEAFIRSILSKPFKIPIQNYTGALGIRALGLKRAGVRKALHDPFAEDALVLYEPPNLSAHDLIKADKEKLPVHVVVDPVLGKVLRPHQREGVKFLWECVTGRRISESYGCIMADEMGLGKTLQCIALMWTLLRQSPDAKPEIDKVIVVSPSSLVRNWYNEVGKWLGGRITPVAIDGGSKDAIDKQLVNFMSQHGLRVPTPILIISYETFRLHTEVLHKGKVGLVICDEGHRLKNSDNQTYQALNAMSAQRRVLISGTPIQNDLLEYFSLVHFVNAGILGTAQEFKKRFELPILKGRDADASDRDRHAGEEKLKELISIVNRCLIRRTSDILSKYLPVKIEQVVCCRLTPLQTELYKRFLRQAKPVETLQEGKISVSSLSSITSLKKLCNHPALIYEKCVEGEEGFDGALDLFPPGYCTKAVEPQLSGKMLVLDYILAMTRTTTSDKVVLVSNYTQTLDLFEKLCRSRRYLYVRLDGTMSIKKRAKIVERFNNPSSPEFIFMLSSKAGGCGLNLIGANRLVMFDPDWNPANDEQAMARVWRDGQKKTCYIYRLLSTGTIEEKILQRQAHKKALSSCVVDEEQDVERHFSLGELRELFTLNEETSSDTHDKFRCNRCVNGSEVRPPAEDSDCTSNLSQWNHCFNKKGLRDQVLKASWDAAVSFVFHQRSHEDQKGVV
- the rad54l gene encoding DNA repair and recombination protein RAD54-like isoform X2; its protein translation is MADEMGLGKTLQCIALMWTLLRQSPDAKPEIDKVIVVSPSSLVRNWYNEVGKWLGGRITPVAIDGGSKDAIDKQLVNFMSQHGLRVPTPILIISYETFRLHTEVLHKGKVGLVICDEGHRLKNSDNQTYQALNAMSAQRRVLISGTPIQNDLLEYFSLVHFVNAGILGTAQEFKKRFELPILKGRDADASDRDRHAGEEKLKELISIVNRCLIRRTSDILSKYLPVKIEQVVCCRLTPLQTELYKRFLRQAKPVETLQEGKISVSSLSSITSLKKLCNHPALIYEKCVEGEEGFDGALDLFPPGYCTKAVEPQLSGKMLVLDYILAMTRTTTSDKVVLVSNYTQTLDLFEKLCRSRRYLYVRLDGTMSIKKRAKIVERFNNPSSPEFIFMLSSKAGGCGLNLIGANRLVMFDPDWNPANDEQAMARVWRDGQKKTCYIYRLLSTGTIEEKILQRQAHKKALSSCVVDEEQDVERHFSLGELRELFTLNEETSSDTHDKFRCNRCVNGSEVRPPAEDSDCTSNLSQWNHCFNKKGLRDQVLKASWDAAVSFVFHQRSHEDQKGVV